The Phormidium sp. PBR-2020 DNA segment CGCCAACGTGCTGACCTTGATCGCGATGAAATCCTAGCTCTTGCCATCGTCCGTTTGCTCGAAATTCTGGGTGAAGCTGCCAAAAATGTCTCAGAAGCAACCCGTCAAAGTACCCCCCATATTCCCTGGAGACAAATGGCCGGAACCCGCGATCGATTGACCCACGCCTACTTTGACGTCAATCTTGATATCATCTGGACGATC contains these protein-coding regions:
- a CDS encoding DUF86 domain-containing protein, with translation MGERDRIRVQHMLDAANKVISATQNRQRADLDRDEILALAIVRLLEILGEAAKNVSEATRQSTPHIPWRQMAGTRDRLTHAYFDVNLDIIWTIATEDLPTLIPQLEALLETLTP